One genomic region from Leptolyngbyaceae cyanobacterium JSC-12 encodes:
- a CDS encoding KaiA domain-containing protein (IMG reference gene:2510097559~PFAM: KaiA domain~manually curated), producing the protein MHSILLTCTFLPLDTLAQAVSERLSGDRYCVMIGRTVEAFCQLVEKEKHRLDCLILQDSPELPQVITWLYGHAILLPAVILADFAESIPAAAGTGEQKSFRYHTAEVTLSRADLDQINQRIEQAIAQFVGLSPIPWNKTDPSAKTMAELLANHPLVQQQQRLTEKLRERLGYLGVYYKRDPKNFFRHLPPEQKHQLLEKLKTDYRDIVLRYFANDGTLNQRIDDFVNTAFFTDVSAAQIVEIHMELMDEFSKQLKLEGRSEEILLDYRLTLIDTIAHLCEMYRRSIPRES; encoded by the coding sequence TTGCATTCTATCCTCCTGACTTGTACTTTTCTGCCATTGGATACGTTGGCTCAAGCGGTTTCTGAGCGTTTGAGTGGCGATCGCTACTGTGTGATGATAGGTCGCACAGTGGAAGCGTTCTGTCAATTAGTTGAGAAAGAAAAACACCGTCTGGATTGCCTGATTTTGCAAGACAGCCCAGAATTGCCTCAAGTCATAACCTGGTTGTATGGACATGCGATCCTTCTGCCCGCTGTGATCCTGGCTGACTTTGCCGAGTCAATCCCTGCTGCGGCTGGAACTGGCGAGCAAAAGTCTTTTCGCTATCACACTGCTGAAGTGACTCTATCCAGGGCAGACCTTGACCAGATTAATCAACGCATTGAGCAGGCGATCGCGCAATTCGTTGGATTGTCACCTATTCCCTGGAATAAAACCGACCCATCTGCCAAAACAATGGCTGAGTTATTAGCGAATCATCCATTAGTTCAGCAGCAGCAGCGACTAACTGAAAAACTGAGGGAGCGACTGGGGTACCTGGGCGTGTACTACAAACGAGATCCCAAAAACTTCTTCCGTCACTTGCCACCGGAACAGAAACATCAGCTATTAGAAAAGCTCAAAACGGATTATCGGGATATTGTTCTACGCTACTTTGCAAATGATGGTACGCTAAATCAGCGAATTGACGACTTCGTAAACACCGCCTTTTTCACCGATGTTTCTGCTGCACAAATTGTAGAAATTCACATGGAGTTAATGGACGAATTTTCCAAACAGTTAAAATTGGAAGGGCGCAGTGAGGAAATCTTATTAGACTATCGCCTCACCCTTATCGACACGATCGCCCATCTCTGTGAAATGTATCGACGTTCTATTCCTAGAGAGTCCTAA
- a CDS encoding circadian clock protein KaiB (IMG reference gene:2510097560~PFAM: KaiB domain~TIGRFAM: circadian clock protein KaiB) — MSPLKKTYVLKLYVAGNTPNSIRALKTLNTILEEEFKGVYALKVIDVLKNPQLAEEDKILATPTLAKILPPPVRKIIGDLSDREKVLIGLDLLYEELREDEAGIDDEVL, encoded by the coding sequence ATGAGTCCTCTTAAAAAAACCTATGTTCTGAAACTCTACGTTGCGGGCAATACTCCAAATTCAATTCGAGCCTTAAAAACCCTGAATACGATCCTCGAAGAAGAATTTAAAGGAGTCTATGCACTTAAAGTCATTGATGTTTTGAAAAATCCCCAACTGGCAGAGGAAGACAAGATTTTGGCAACTCCAACCTTAGCAAAAATTCTGCCGCCGCCTGTGCGTAAAATCATTGGCGACCTCTCTGATCGTGAAAAAGTACTTATTGGTCTTGATCTGCTCTATGAAGAATTGCGGGAAGACGAAGCCGGAATTGATGACGAGGTGCTTTGA
- a CDS encoding circadian clock protein KaiC (IMG reference gene:2510097561~PFAM: KaiC~TIGRFAM: circadian clock protein KaiC), producing MNQLNQEANNGLNSVGVQKIRTLIEGFDDISHGGLPVGRTTLVSGTSGTGKTLLAVQFLYNGITYFDEPGIFVTFEEAPADIIKNAFSFGWDLQKLIDEGKLFILDASPDPEGQDVVGNFDLSALIERIQYAIRKYRAKRVSIDSVTAIFQQYDAASVVRREIFRLVARLKQVGATTIMTTERVDEYGPVARFGVEEFVSDNVVIVRNVLEGERRRRTIEILKLRGTTHMKGEYPFTITNYGINIFPLGAMRLTQRSSNVRVSSGVKTLDEMCGGGFFKDSIILATGATGTGKTLLVSKFLQESCSRGERAMLFAYEESRAQLSRNAYSWGIDFEDLEQKGLLKILCAYPESAGLEDHLQIIKSEIAEFKPARIAIDSLSALARGVSNNAFRQFVIGVTGFAKQEEITGFFTNTTDQFMGSHSITDSHISTITDTILMLQYVEIRGEMSRAINVFKMRGSWHDKGIREYTISEHGAEIKDSFRNFERIISGSPTRISIDEKSELSRIMRGVQRDDE from the coding sequence ATGAATCAACTTAATCAAGAAGCCAACAACGGGCTCAACTCAGTCGGAGTCCAAAAAATACGGACTTTAATTGAAGGCTTTGATGATATTAGTCATGGCGGGTTGCCTGTTGGCAGAACTACCTTGGTAAGTGGAACCTCTGGCACTGGAAAAACCCTTCTAGCAGTTCAGTTTCTCTACAATGGCATCACCTATTTTGATGAGCCTGGGATATTTGTAACGTTTGAAGAAGCCCCTGCTGATATCATCAAAAATGCCTTCAGCTTTGGGTGGGATCTGCAAAAGCTAATTGATGAAGGCAAGTTATTTATTTTGGATGCATCCCCCGACCCTGAAGGACAGGATGTTGTGGGAAATTTTGATCTATCTGCCCTGATTGAGCGCATCCAGTACGCCATTCGTAAATATCGAGCCAAACGGGTGTCGATTGATTCGGTCACTGCTATCTTTCAGCAATACGATGCTGCTTCGGTGGTACGGCGCGAAATCTTTCGGTTGGTGGCACGCTTAAAGCAAGTAGGAGCGACCACTATCATGACTACAGAGCGAGTGGACGAGTATGGTCCGGTTGCTCGCTTTGGAGTAGAAGAGTTTGTGTCGGATAATGTGGTGATCGTTCGCAATGTGCTGGAAGGAGAACGCCGCCGTCGTACGATCGAAATCTTGAAACTACGCGGTACTACCCATATGAAAGGGGAGTATCCGTTCACGATTACTAATTACGGGATCAATATCTTCCCGCTGGGAGCAATGCGCCTAACGCAGCGATCGTCTAATGTCCGCGTATCTTCGGGAGTCAAAACCCTGGACGAGATGTGCGGTGGTGGTTTTTTCAAAGATTCGATTATTCTTGCAACCGGGGCAACTGGGACGGGCAAGACTCTGCTAGTCAGCAAGTTTTTGCAGGAGAGTTGTAGTCGGGGCGAACGAGCAATGTTATTTGCCTATGAAGAATCTCGTGCCCAATTGTCTCGTAATGCCTATTCTTGGGGGATTGACTTTGAAGATTTAGAACAAAAGGGCTTACTGAAAATCCTCTGTGCCTATCCAGAATCTGCAGGTTTGGAAGATCATTTGCAGATTATTAAGTCTGAAATTGCGGAGTTTAAGCCTGCCCGAATTGCGATCGATTCTCTGTCTGCCCTGGCGCGGGGGGTAAGCAACAATGCGTTTCGGCAGTTTGTGATTGGCGTGACTGGATTCGCCAAGCAGGAAGAAATCACGGGCTTTTTTACCAACACCACTGACCAGTTCATGGGATCACATTCTATTACCGATTCCCACATTTCCACCATTACCGACACAATTTTGATGCTGCAATATGTGGAAATTCGTGGAGAAATGTCGCGGGCGATCAACGTGTTTAAGATGCGCGGTTCCTGGCATGACAAGGGTATTCGCGAATACACGATTAGCGAGCACGGGGCTGAAATCAAAGATTCATTCCGTAACTTTGAACGGATTATCAGCGGTTCCCCTACGCGCATCTCGATAGATGAAAAGAGCGAACTGTCTCGGATTATGCGGGGTGTGCAGCGAGACGATGAGTAG
- a CDS encoding Ubiquinone biosynthesis hydroxylase, UbiH/UbiF/VisC/COQ6 family (IMG reference gene:2510097562~PFAM: FAD binding domain~TIGRFAM: Ubiquinone biosynthesis hydroxylase, UbiH/UbiF/VisC/COQ6 family): MLLEPQTLFPIQPTPGVQANPQPIDSQPRQLDYDVAIVGGGIVGLTFACALKDSGLKVVLIEAKQESAAVSRGQAYHVNLLSSRIFEGIGVWQHMRPNVNPIEQIRLSDGDYPGVVRFLLQDLASPTLGYVSEHRVLLEALRSFLQQCHNVAYLCPVELRATRFHSDAVELDLRQGEETWTARSRLLVAADGARSPIRQQAGIRTVGWQYWQSCVVAFIKPEKPHQNIAYERFQADGPFAILPLPGNICRIVWTAPKQEAEAILALDDAAFLAKLKPRYGDQMGNLELVGDRYLFPVQLMHSHRYVQSRLALIGDAAHCCHPVGGQGVNLGIRDAAALAEVLKTAHQQGHDLGELKTLRQYERWRKLENWKILAFTDFLDRLFSNTILPIVMLRRVGLWMLQNLHPVKQVALRLMVGLSDRPPKLAQR, translated from the coding sequence ATGCTTTTGGAGCCGCAAACTCTTTTTCCCATTCAGCCAACGCCCGGTGTTCAAGCGAATCCACAACCAATTGATTCTCAGCCAAGGCAACTTGACTACGATGTGGCGATTGTTGGTGGTGGTATTGTAGGACTCACCTTTGCCTGTGCCTTGAAAGACTCTGGCTTAAAGGTTGTACTCATTGAGGCAAAACAAGAGTCGGCGGCGGTTTCCAGAGGGCAGGCATATCATGTAAATTTGCTTTCCAGCCGCATTTTCGAAGGGATTGGCGTGTGGCAGCACATGCGCCCCAACGTGAATCCGATTGAGCAAATTCGCTTATCCGATGGGGACTACCCTGGCGTAGTTCGGTTTTTGCTGCAAGATTTAGCATCCCCCACATTAGGCTATGTTTCTGAGCATCGGGTGTTGTTAGAGGCGCTGCGATCATTTTTGCAACAGTGCCACAATGTTGCCTACCTGTGTCCAGTGGAACTCCGCGCTACTCGATTTCATTCAGATGCAGTGGAATTGGATTTAAGGCAGGGAGAAGAAACCTGGACAGCACGATCGCGGTTGTTGGTTGCTGCTGATGGAGCGCGATCGCCAATTCGGCAACAAGCAGGCATTCGCACCGTTGGCTGGCAATATTGGCAATCGTGCGTAGTCGCATTCATCAAGCCCGAAAAACCTCACCAAAATATTGCCTACGAACGCTTTCAGGCAGACGGTCCATTTGCAATTTTGCCACTACCCGGAAATATTTGCCGGATTGTGTGGACGGCTCCCAAACAAGAGGCAGAAGCAATTCTGGCACTGGATGATGCAGCATTTTTGGCGAAGCTGAAACCCCGCTATGGTGACCAGATGGGTAATCTGGAACTAGTGGGAGATCGCTACTTGTTTCCGGTTCAATTGATGCACAGTCATCGATATGTGCAATCCCGACTGGCGCTAATTGGGGATGCAGCACACTGTTGCCATCCCGTAGGTGGGCAGGGTGTGAATCTGGGCATTCGCGATGCCGCAGCTTTAGCGGAGGTACTGAAAACAGCGCACCAACAAGGGCACGATTTGGGTGAACTGAAAACGTTGCGTCAGTATGAACGCTGGCGCAAATTGGAAAACTGGAAAATTCTGGCATTTACTGACTTTCTTGATCGCCTCTTTTCCAATACGATTCTTCCCATTGTGATGCTGCGTCGAGTGGGTTTGTGGATGTTGCAAAACCTGCATCCAGTGAAACAAGTTGCCTTAAGGCTCATGGTGGGGTTGAGCGATCGCCCTCCCAAATTGGCACAGCGATAA